A single genomic interval of Metasolibacillus fluoroglycofenilyticus harbors:
- a CDS encoding lysoplasmalogenase encodes MERKIILTLFLIFGLYYVFFFDAIPVSWQMVFKLIPMILLIILALRSHGEKSYKSIIIGGLIFCAIGDYTLQWFIVGLCSFLIGHLFYITAFSKTNNRQTPVSAKVVLIIYGLSMMLWLASTILRTGDAVLTVAVCAYIIVILLMGWTSFRTASSFAIIGAFLFIASDSVLAINRFITDIPYAHILIMATYYGAQLFIALSIVQYAALRNKMLQ; translated from the coding sequence ATGGAAAGAAAAATTATTTTAACATTATTCTTAATCTTCGGTCTTTATTATGTTTTTTTCTTTGATGCCATTCCAGTTTCATGGCAGATGGTTTTTAAGCTAATTCCAATGATTTTACTCATTATTTTAGCGCTACGTTCCCATGGAGAAAAAAGCTACAAATCAATTATTATTGGTGGTCTTATTTTTTGTGCCATTGGGGATTACACATTGCAATGGTTTATCGTTGGCTTATGTAGCTTTTTGATTGGTCATTTATTTTATATTACCGCTTTTAGTAAAACGAATAATCGTCAAACACCCGTTAGTGCCAAAGTTGTGCTAATTATTTACGGCTTGTCGATGATGCTATGGCTTGCCAGCACGATTTTGCGCACAGGCGATGCTGTACTAACTGTTGCGGTTTGCGCATATATAATTGTCATTTTATTAATGGGGTGGACTTCTTTCCGAACAGCTAGTAGCTTTGCTATTATCGGTGCATTTTTATTTATTGCGTCAGATTCCGTTTTAGCCATTAATCGCTTTATTACGGATATTCCTTATGCTCATATTTTAATTATGGCAACCTATTATGGTGCACAATTATTTATTGCACTGAGCATCGTTCAATATGCCGCATTACGAAATAAAATGTTACAATAA
- the lepB gene encoding signal peptidase I, whose translation MEKKEIISWIKTIVFAVVLAAGIRIFLFTPVNVEGASMMPTFENEEKVIVNIIGPTLSDYKRFDVIVFEAPTGENFIKRIIGLPGDRIEYRDDELFINDEKFEEPYLKSNREALVDSGNLTGNFTLVDALGVEVVPEGQYFVLGDNRRRSLDSRDITVGFVAQEKILGTVPAVVWPLPNARMVKE comes from the coding sequence TTGGAGAAAAAGGAGATTATTAGCTGGATTAAAACAATCGTGTTTGCAGTAGTATTAGCTGCTGGGATTCGTATTTTTTTATTTACACCTGTGAATGTAGAAGGTGCTTCAATGATGCCTACATTTGAAAATGAGGAAAAAGTGATTGTCAATATTATTGGACCAACCTTATCTGATTATAAGCGTTTTGATGTTATCGTTTTTGAAGCACCAACGGGTGAAAATTTTATTAAGCGTATTATTGGTTTACCCGGGGACCGTATAGAATATCGGGATGATGAGCTATTTATTAATGACGAAAAATTCGAAGAGCCTTACTTAAAGAGCAATAGGGAAGCATTAGTAGACAGCGGAAATTTAACAGGGAACTTTACTTTGGTGGACGCTTTAGGAGTGGAAGTTGTACCTGAAGGTCAATATTTTGTGCTTGGAGATAATCGCCGTAGAAGCTTGGATAGTCGAGATATAACGGTTGGCTTTGTCGCACAGGAGAAAATATTAGGTACAGTGCCAGCTGTTGTTTGGCCACTACCAAACGCGCGTATGGTTAAGGAGTAG
- the nfsA gene encoding oxygen-insensitive NADPH nitroreductase, translating to MDTRELLRNHASVRKYTGEQIPRETVMDLIETAQMAASSHFVQAYSVIWVTDENKKQKLGELSKNEFQFQTAGASFLFCVDFKRLQAAGQKHGVDIVTDSAENLLVGVVDVSLFAQNFVVAAEAKGYGICYIGGARNNPAEISELFNLPKNVFPLFALTIGTPTKRNETKPRLPVPAVLHENAYDEAKYDALLEEYDATMEGYYASRSSNQKTATWTKQMADYLIEQKRPYIKEFLAQQGFTWK from the coding sequence ATGGATACTAGAGAACTTTTACGCAATCACGCATCCGTGCGTAAATATACAGGGGAACAAATTCCGCGCGAAACGGTAATGGATTTAATCGAAACAGCACAAATGGCAGCAAGTTCACATTTTGTGCAAGCATATAGCGTTATTTGGGTTACGGATGAAAATAAAAAGCAAAAGCTCGGCGAATTATCAAAAAATGAATTTCAATTTCAAACAGCGGGTGCATCATTCTTATTTTGTGTTGACTTTAAGCGTCTTCAAGCCGCGGGTCAAAAACACGGTGTAGATATCGTTACAGATTCTGCAGAAAATTTACTTGTTGGTGTAGTCGATGTATCTTTATTTGCACAAAATTTTGTTGTTGCGGCAGAGGCGAAGGGCTACGGCATTTGCTATATTGGCGGAGCACGTAATAACCCTGCTGAAATTAGCGAACTTTTCAACTTACCTAAAAATGTATTTCCGTTATTTGCACTGACGATTGGTACTCCGACAAAGCGCAATGAAACAAAACCACGCTTGCCTGTCCCTGCAGTACTTCATGAAAATGCCTATGACGAGGCTAAGTATGATGCATTATTAGAAGAATATGATGCAACGATGGAAGGTTATTATGCAAGTCGTTCTTCAAATCAAAAAACAGCTACATGGACAAAACAAATGGCAGATTATTTAATCGAGCAAAAGCGTCCATACATCAAAGAATTCCTTGCACAGCAAGGGTTTACATGGAAATAA
- a CDS encoding O-acetylhomoserine aminocarboxypropyltransferase/cysteine synthase family protein has translation MSTLRPETLLLHGGQKPDPVTGAIAVPIYRTTAYAFNDTAHAQRLFALEEAGNIYSRIMNPTVGAFEERVALLEKGTAAVALSSGMAAISFSILNIAGAGDHIVSAGSLYGGTYNLFATTLPRYGITTTFVDESDPENFRAAINENTKAIFAETIGNPSLNVLDIEAVAKIAHEHGIPLILDNTFPSPYGSNPIEFGADVVIHSATKWIGGHGTTIGGIVVDAGKFDWTQGKFPGFTEPDTTYHGIRYGVDTATAAFATKLRVQLLRDFGPTLSADSAFNFLQGLETLHLRVVRHNENAAKVAAHLRNHPFVEYVNYNGFEDTVSHSLAKKYLKNGFGSIITFGIKGGREAGRTVIDSVKLFSHVANVGDARSLIIHPASTTHQQLSAEELKIAGVSEELIRLSIGLEAVEDIVADLDQALALAAKNA, from the coding sequence ATGTCAACACTACGACCAGAAACATTGTTATTACATGGTGGGCAAAAACCCGATCCAGTAACAGGGGCAATTGCCGTACCAATTTATCGTACAACTGCTTATGCATTTAACGATACTGCTCATGCGCAGCGATTATTTGCATTAGAGGAAGCGGGAAATATTTATTCTCGTATTATGAACCCGACTGTTGGGGCATTTGAAGAGCGTGTTGCTTTATTGGAAAAAGGAACAGCAGCAGTAGCACTTTCTTCAGGAATGGCAGCTATCTCATTTTCTATTTTAAACATTGCTGGTGCAGGAGACCATATCGTATCAGCAGGCTCTTTGTACGGCGGTACTTATAATTTATTTGCTACAACTTTGCCACGTTACGGTATTACGACAACATTTGTAGACGAGAGTGACCCGGAAAACTTCCGAGCGGCAATTAACGAAAATACAAAAGCAATTTTTGCAGAAACAATCGGTAATCCAAGCTTAAATGTGCTAGATATTGAAGCGGTTGCTAAAATCGCACATGAGCATGGTATCCCACTAATCCTTGATAATACATTCCCATCACCATATGGCTCTAATCCAATCGAATTCGGGGCGGATGTTGTCATTCATTCGGCAACAAAATGGATTGGTGGGCATGGCACAACAATCGGTGGTATTGTTGTCGATGCAGGGAAATTTGACTGGACACAGGGGAAATTCCCAGGCTTCACAGAGCCTGATACAACATATCACGGCATCCGCTATGGAGTTGATACGGCAACTGCGGCATTCGCTACAAAATTGCGCGTGCAATTGCTGCGAGATTTCGGGCCAACATTAAGTGCAGATTCAGCATTTAACTTTTTACAAGGGTTAGAAACGCTTCATTTGCGTGTAGTAAGACATAATGAAAATGCCGCAAAAGTAGCGGCTCATTTACGTAACCACCCATTCGTGGAATATGTAAACTATAACGGCTTTGAAGATACTGTATCGCATTCATTGGCGAAAAAGTATTTGAAAAATGGTTTTGGCTCTATCATCACTTTCGGTATTAAAGGTGGTAGAGAGGCTGGGCGAACTGTTATTGATAGTGTTAAACTCTTCTCGCATGTAGCAAATGTGGGCGATGCACGCTCGCTTATTATTCACCCAGCATCTACAACACATCAACAATTATCAGCAGAAGAACTTAAAATCGCTGGTGTATCAGAAGAGCTCATTCGCTTATCAATCGGCTTAGAAGCAGTGGAAGATATAGTGGCAGATTTGGACCAAGCGTTAGCATTAGCAGCAAAAAATGCTTAA